The DNA sequence TTTATTTCCACCTACATTTAAAATCAATGTGCAGAGTTCATAAACATTTCATTTGAAGAAATCAGCAGAATATAAAACATTCTTTCAATTTTACCTGTTTGCCTCCAAGTTCATGTATTTTTCCTTCTGAGAATACCTTGTCAAGAGCATCTTCACTCTCAAAAGTGACAAATCCAAATCCTCTAGACCTCCCAGTTTTGTGATCTACCATAATCTGGTGTTCAACAATGCTACCAAATGTAGAGAAATATTCCCCCAATTCCTCTACAAAGTTTTACCGTAGTgtcaaagaagaaaacaaaaactaactTAGCTGTAATATCTATAAAGCGTAGGATTTACCATACCATCATTCAAAGACGTTGGTATCCCACCAACAaaaatcttctttctttttgatcCCCCCTTAAATCCCATATCCTCCCTGGGAACGGTCCTCTTCACCTCCACCTAACATACAAAAATTTCACCAGCAATCAGGGAGCTGAGTTAAATAACTATCTATGAATCTATCTGAACTTTTGCGGTGACAAATGCCTTATGACAATAGGATATTGAACGTTACCACTCTGCCATCTATGACATGTTCTTCCTCCAAAACTGCATCAGCAGCCACTGGATCAGAAAATGTTACGAATCCAAACCCCCTTGGCCTCCCAGTATGTTTGTCTAACATTATAACAGAATCTGCTATTTCTCCATATTTGCTGAAGTAATTAGTAAAGGTTTCTGTAAAGAAAATCATCATAAATTTTGGTGAGTGCTAGCCAGAAATTAATTCAGTCATGATGAAAACAAGTGCCTCCTCCATATTTGTATAGTATGGTAAGGTTAAAGGGGGCTGATAACAGTATTATGAACACCGAGCAACTAAATGAAGGTGATCAGATTGCAGCTGCTTTTCTTTCATAAAAGAAAATCGTGgtttaagaaagaaattgaaatgCAACAGCTCAATGAAACTAGTAAAATATTATACCATACATAACCAACATGGCCAGGTTCTATGATGTACATTAGCAGCAAGGCAGCAATTAGGTTGAGGGGTGACTAATAAACAGCCTTAATAGGAACAGAAAACAGAGGACATATCAATGGCATGCTTTAACCTATGGCGATCATATCCGTCAAATGTATCGGAACATTTCCATAGTTaatagaaattaataaaagggCTACAACTTTGTACATTCTCACAATTTCCCTGGAAAACTCTAGCCACAAAGTTATTGAAGTTTAGCCTAGTTTTACCAGAGCCCTTAAAAAGGATAGTGCTCTATCAATTAACCTAGCCCTCGAAGGATTAGAACCTCAATCTATCTTCAAAGAGCTCAACCATGCCTCCATATGACAAAGAATAAAGATAGTAGCAAATGACTGCAATCCTAACATAGCAATTGTGCACACTAAAGTACACCAGAACACCGTTTTCAACACAACTAAGTGAGTATATGTTTTACATAGAACTAAGTCTACAGACACGACATTAAGCAACAATAACAAGCTTCAACTTTTGGACAATCCAAACAAATAAATCCAATATCATTTAAATTGCAACAACTTATACACAAAACAGGTCGGTTGCCAATTTTACACTAAATCCATTGCAATACAAAATCAAAAGCTTAACCAAGTACCTTCAGTGGTCTCCCATGAAACGCCTCCTACAAATAGTTTTCTACCGcatcaaaaaaaacaaaacccaaatgtTACTCTCTCATCCTAAACCTCAATTATCAACAAAAATCGAACAATTAAACAAGGAAAAACTATAACTTCAGAACTCAAAATCTAACTAACCCCGCAGCCGAATCAGCCCTGAATGAAGACTCCCTAAACTCATTGCCTTCACTATCTACGTTATGGTTCGCCTCAAACTCACGCCCGGAATCGAATTGCTGCTCTTGCGGCTGTTCAAATTGTTCCTCCTCCCCATCATAACCGATTTGGTTGTCATCAAATCCACTCTGCTCCGAGAAATCTTCCATTCCTGAGAATCTATCACCTCTCAATCTTAACAACACCTATAAACCTGCAAAGAAATCAACATTATTATGCGGGTGACGAGCCCTAACCTAGGTCTGGAATCACAAAATCGGATTGGCATAAAGTCCAAGAGGGAATCAATCACTGTGATGAACCCTAGGATTTGGGTGAATGATTTACCTTATTAAGCTAGGACGGAGAGAGCGACAGCGAGAGTGAAGTTGCAGAAACCCTAAGTCTGAAACGGCGCCGTGGGGGCTGGTTTTAAAAGTTCAATTTCGCATTTTGGGGTATTTATATTGAGGGTTAAAGCCTGAAAGCTTCCTTTGGTGGTGGTGCTCATGCAAACGCTACCGCAGCAAAAGCCTCGTGAGAAGCAAACAATCAAAATAGTATGTCTATGTCTATGTCTATGTCTACGTCTAGGTTGGGAataatattctttttttttcttttttttttttatgggaaaAAGTGGAGCTAAGAATATTAGTGTTTCTCGACTTCATTAATAACGAttcttatttcaaaaaaaaaaataacgatTCTTTTAATataacggaaaaaaaaaatgttattcaCGCTCTTAGTCTCTTAGAATATTAAATGTAATGGTACCTAGTTTTGTGCAGGGCCAAATTTCTATTTCTGTTGTAGTATCCAGTCTCTGAGACTTATGCTCAGTTGGTTGATCTTCGGACAGTGGCAGTTTGAATGGTTATTGGGGCGGAGAGCGAGGGTTTGGATTGGTTTTGGGCTCGATAGGGTAGGAGTAGGAATGAGCaaaccggggggggggggggggggcagggTACCCGCGGGTTTTTCAGGCGTTTGTCAAGCGAGGGCGGGGGCGGGGTTCCCCATCACATGGGCGGGGGCGGGAAATGCGGGTTCcccattattttattttttccaacctgggcatttttataatttttcttattccttaTGAAGATCCGATAGTTGGAActttgtataattgtgaaaagacgattcaaaaaaagatccgtgaggattcgaccgttagatggtcgtataattttgtgagatgattctaaaggcgatctgggacaatccaactgttggatcttcatataattttgagaggatgattctaagggcgatccgtgaggatccgacccacaaatccgacagttggatctttgtataattgtgaaaagatgattcaaaaggtgatccgtgaggatccgaccgttggatcgtcatatgattttttgaggatgattctaagggcaaTCCGGgatgatccaaccgttggatcttcacataattttgagaggatgaacctaagggcaatccgtgaggatctgactgttggatcatggtataaatcggtaaagatgatcctctaggtgatccgtgaggatctgaccgttggatcttcgtataattttgaaaggatgaacttaagggcgatccgtgaggatccgaccgttggatcatcgtataaatccgtaaagatgatcctctaggtgatctgtgaggatcctaccgttggattgtcgtataattgtgatttgtgaattattttttgtcaaaaaaagaaaggaaaaaaaatttaaaaaaatagaaaataaaaaaattttaaatagaaaaccaaaaaagttcatatagagaaaatgacaAATGCGGGGGCGGGGCGGGGAATCCCCCAGATGGGGAACAGGGGCGCGGGGGAAACTTGAGgcgggggcgggggcgggggAATCCCCCGTTTGCTCATTCTTAAATAGGAGTTGTGTTGAGGCTCTTCTCCAACCAATATGTATATCAGTGTGGTCATGGATGGCAATGGGTTCATGCGGCTTAGTTATGGCGAACAGTACTGACAGCTCTTAGCTGTGTGGTTTTGTGGCTGCTTAATAGGTTTTTTGGTTCTTTCGCAAACTATAAATTTAGTTTCCTTTGCCATGGCATGGGGAATGGGTTGCAGGAACAAAAGTTTGTTCTAAGTTTCCGACTCAATTTAGTGGTCTGTTGGCCAACTTGGTAGTCAGTTAATGCCGGCATATGGTGATATGTGGAGTGGTG is a window from the Rosa chinensis cultivar Old Blush chromosome 2, RchiOBHm-V2, whole genome shotgun sequence genome containing:
- the LOC112188792 gene encoding heterogeneous nuclear ribonucleoprotein 1, which codes for MEDFSEQSGFDDNQIGYDGEEEQFEQPQEQQFDSGREFEANHNVDSEGNEFRESSFRADSAAGKLFVGGVSWETTEETFTNYFSKYGEIADSVIMLDKHTGRPRGFGFVTFSDPVAADAVLEEEHVIDGRVVEVKRTVPREDMGFKGGSKRKKIFVGGIPTSLNDEELGEYFSTFGSIVEHQIMVDHKTGRSRGFGFVTFESEDALDKVFSEGKIHELGGKQVEIKRAEPKRPGGDFSGSAARSYGGLGGPAAGYGGYNSGGRFNGKMGRGYGGPGGYGAAYGNYNNYAGNYAANYAGFYGGYGGYGYGFGYGGPMYGNAGYGAGGYGMPGGYGAPTGYGGGKGYGSGSAGRGQGRGRGRGGSSYDAGRGYDRSGDSTTGRYHPYQN